In Phyllopteryx taeniolatus isolate TA_2022b chromosome 8, UOR_Ptae_1.2, whole genome shotgun sequence, one genomic interval encodes:
- the si:ch211-137a8.2 gene encoding nesprin-2 isoform X1: protein MSGSDTPPSHRHDDVAARTEDHVTPEESTDTWNLPGCERLERRWLLWHGFMKEHAHLDAWLRLAEHAVASHNWSRVTYAGAKDAVRRFERLRCEAASHLVHLDTLAQRNRTLTLLFRGAMRSRLLDAARDCGHRWDRLNVKLESISGRLKGLVCEWEEFEEEMEELAVWLAEMEVQLVEVQHVTGNECDKLGQLQSFQRSVCVKCARVNGVLERGEALIQRGAACDAQRAERRLLELLRRCGRVYDSIGRAHTRLLSMRLVFEDDFLLTPPPDSGCPSETLFEEEGALDKVHRDLPVGPQDGRHRPPSPSSPFHDHLGLEWDPSVDVGRSVSCGDFSYDGAGAGHRETTKRRSYISSLGSDVISSDIIRQEDAPHFSASPALPDATSTPAERRVTSAPEHDGEPGGSDGRVRAWLGVQSPVRPSCCKAVQTDSQTENEEEEGEKEDEEDEESCCDGAEQRSSEARRAARRLLLAAVTSLLACLLWSCLEPSWRRGAPGNLHLSYVNGPPPT from the exons ATGTCTGGGTCAGACACGCCCCCTTCGCACCGCCACGACGATGTCGCCGCCCGGACCGAAGACCACGTGACCCCGGAGGAGTCGACGGACACCTGGAACCTGCCGGGGTGCGAGCG GCTGGAGAGACGATGGCTGCTTTGGCACGGCTTCATGAAGGAACACGCCCACCTGGACGCTTGGCTACGATTGGCCGAGCACGCCGTGGCCTCCCACAACTGGAGCCGGGTCACCTACGCCGGAGCCAAGGATGCCGTCAGGAGGTTTGAG AGGCTGCGGTGCGAGGCAGCATCTCATCTGGTTCATCTGGACACGCTGGCCCAGAGGAACCGGACCCTCACCTTGCTGTTCCGGGGCGCCATGCGGTCCCGCCTGCTTGATGCCGCCCGGGACTGCGGACACAGATGGGACCGCCTCAACGTCAAACTGGAGTCCATCAGCGGAAGACTCAAG GGTTTGGTGTGCGAGTGGGAGGAGTTTGAGGAGGAGATGGAGGAGTTGGCCGTGTGGTTGGCTGAGATGGAAGTTCAACTCGTGGAGGTCCAACACGTGACGGGGAACGAGTGCGACAAACTCGGACAACTGCAG TCGTTCCAGCGGAGCGTGTGCGTGAAGTGCGCTCGCGTCAACGGCGTGTTGGAGCGTGGCGAGGCGCTGATCCAGCGCGGCGCGGCGTGCGACGCTCAGCGTGCGGAGCGCCGCCTGCTGGAGCTTCTGCGCCGATGCGGGCGCGTCTACGACAGCATCGGACGCGCGCACACGCGACTCCTCAGCATGAGGCTG GTCTTTGAGGATGACTTCCTGCTGACTCCGCCTCCAGATTCCGGCTGTCCGTCCGAGACTTTGTTTGAGGAGGAGGGAGCGCTTGACAAAGTCCACCGGGACCTCCCCGTCGGTCCTCAAG ACGGCCGTCATCGTCCGCCTTCGCCGTCCTCGCCTTTCCACGACCACTTGGGTCTGGAGTGGGACCCCTCGGTGGACGTGGGACGCTCCGTCTCCTGCGGCGACTTCTCCTACGACGGAGCCGGCGCAG GTCATCGAGAAACCACGAAGAGGCGGAGCTACATCAGTTCCCTCGGCTCTGATGTCATCAGTAGTGacatcatcaggcaggaggatGCGCCG CACTTCAGCGCATCGCCAGCTCTCCCTGACGCAACGAGCACTCCTGCGGAGCGCCGGGTCACCTCCGCGCCAGAACACGACGGCGAGCCCGGCGGCTCCGACGGGCGCGTGAGGGCGTGGCTGGGAGTCCAGAGCCCCGTCCGTCCGTCCTGCTGTAAAGCCGTGCAGACGGACAGTCAG ACTGaaaatgaggaggaggagggggagaagGAAGATGAAGAGGACGAAGAGTCCTGCTGCGATGGAGCAGAACAAAG AAGCTCCGAGGCCCGACGGGCCGCCAGGCGCCTCCTGCTGGCCGCCGTCACGTCTCTGCTGGCCTGCCTCCTCTGGAGCTGCCTGGAGCCGTCGTGGCGCCGCGGCGCGCCGGGCAACTTGCACCTCAGCTACGTCAACGGCCCCCCGCCCACCTGA
- the si:ch211-137a8.2 gene encoding nesprin-2 isoform X4 encodes MSGSDTPPSHRHDDVAARTEDHVTPEESTDTWNLPGCERLERRWLLWHGFMKEHAHLDAWLRLAEHAVASHNWSRVTYAGAKDAVRRFERLRCEAASHLVHLDTLAQRNRTLTLLFRGAMRSRLLDAARDCGHRWDRLNVKLESISGRLKGLVCEWEEFEEEMEELAVWLAEMEVQLVEVQHVTGNECDKLGQLQSFQRSVCVKCARVNGVLERGEALIQRGAACDAQRAERRLLELLRRCGRVYDSIGRAHTRLLSMRLVRTRRTHFCIPAVRPRLCLRRRERLTKSTGTSPSVLKTAVIVRLRRPRLSTTTWVWSGTPRWTWDAPSPAATSPTTEPAQTENEEEEGEKEDEEDEESCCDGAEQRSSEARRAARRLLLAAVTSLLACLLWSCLEPSWRRGAPGNLHLSYVNGPPPT; translated from the exons ATGTCTGGGTCAGACACGCCCCCTTCGCACCGCCACGACGATGTCGCCGCCCGGACCGAAGACCACGTGACCCCGGAGGAGTCGACGGACACCTGGAACCTGCCGGGGTGCGAGCG GCTGGAGAGACGATGGCTGCTTTGGCACGGCTTCATGAAGGAACACGCCCACCTGGACGCTTGGCTACGATTGGCCGAGCACGCCGTGGCCTCCCACAACTGGAGCCGGGTCACCTACGCCGGAGCCAAGGATGCCGTCAGGAGGTTTGAG AGGCTGCGGTGCGAGGCAGCATCTCATCTGGTTCATCTGGACACGCTGGCCCAGAGGAACCGGACCCTCACCTTGCTGTTCCGGGGCGCCATGCGGTCCCGCCTGCTTGATGCCGCCCGGGACTGCGGACACAGATGGGACCGCCTCAACGTCAAACTGGAGTCCATCAGCGGAAGACTCAAG GGTTTGGTGTGCGAGTGGGAGGAGTTTGAGGAGGAGATGGAGGAGTTGGCCGTGTGGTTGGCTGAGATGGAAGTTCAACTCGTGGAGGTCCAACACGTGACGGGGAACGAGTGCGACAAACTCGGACAACTGCAG TCGTTCCAGCGGAGCGTGTGCGTGAAGTGCGCTCGCGTCAACGGCGTGTTGGAGCGTGGCGAGGCGCTGATCCAGCGCGGCGCGGCGTGCGACGCTCAGCGTGCGGAGCGCCGCCTGCTGGAGCTTCTGCGCCGATGCGGGCGCGTCTACGACAGCATCGGACGCGCGCACACGCGACTCCTCAGCATGAGGCTGGTGCGCACTCGACGCACGCATTTCTGT ATTCCGGCTGTCCGTCCGAGACTTTGTTTGAGGAGGAGGGAGCGCTTGACAAAGTCCACCGGGACCTCCCCGTCGGTCCTCAAG ACGGCCGTCATCGTCCGCCTTCGCCGTCCTCGCCTTTCCACGACCACTTGGGTCTGGAGTGGGACCCCTCGGTGGACGTGGGACGCTCCGTCTCCTGCGGCGACTTCTCCTACGACGGAGCCGGCGCAG ACTGaaaatgaggaggaggagggggagaagGAAGATGAAGAGGACGAAGAGTCCTGCTGCGATGGAGCAGAACAAAG AAGCTCCGAGGCCCGACGGGCCGCCAGGCGCCTCCTGCTGGCCGCCGTCACGTCTCTGCTGGCCTGCCTCCTCTGGAGCTGCCTGGAGCCGTCGTGGCGCCGCGGCGCGCCGGGCAACTTGCACCTCAGCTACGTCAACGGCCCCCCGCCCACCTGA
- the si:ch211-137a8.2 gene encoding nesprin-2 isoform X2, producing MSGSDTPPSHRHDDVAARTEDHVTPEESTDTWNLPGLERRWLLWHGFMKEHAHLDAWLRLAEHAVASHNWSRVTYAGAKDAVRRFERLRCEAASHLVHLDTLAQRNRTLTLLFRGAMRSRLLDAARDCGHRWDRLNVKLESISGRLKGLVCEWEEFEEEMEELAVWLAEMEVQLVEVQHVTGNECDKLGQLQSFQRSVCVKCARVNGVLERGEALIQRGAACDAQRAERRLLELLRRCGRVYDSIGRAHTRLLSMRLVFEDDFLLTPPPDSGCPSETLFEEEGALDKVHRDLPVGPQDGRHRPPSPSSPFHDHLGLEWDPSVDVGRSVSCGDFSYDGAGAGHRETTKRRSYISSLGSDVISSDIIRQEDAPHFSASPALPDATSTPAERRVTSAPEHDGEPGGSDGRVRAWLGVQSPVRPSCCKAVQTDSQTENEEEEGEKEDEEDEESCCDGAEQRSSEARRAARRLLLAAVTSLLACLLWSCLEPSWRRGAPGNLHLSYVNGPPPT from the exons ATGTCTGGGTCAGACACGCCCCCTTCGCACCGCCACGACGATGTCGCCGCCCGGACCGAAGACCACGTGACCCCGGAGGAGTCGACGGACACCTGGAACCTGCCGGG GCTGGAGAGACGATGGCTGCTTTGGCACGGCTTCATGAAGGAACACGCCCACCTGGACGCTTGGCTACGATTGGCCGAGCACGCCGTGGCCTCCCACAACTGGAGCCGGGTCACCTACGCCGGAGCCAAGGATGCCGTCAGGAGGTTTGAG AGGCTGCGGTGCGAGGCAGCATCTCATCTGGTTCATCTGGACACGCTGGCCCAGAGGAACCGGACCCTCACCTTGCTGTTCCGGGGCGCCATGCGGTCCCGCCTGCTTGATGCCGCCCGGGACTGCGGACACAGATGGGACCGCCTCAACGTCAAACTGGAGTCCATCAGCGGAAGACTCAAG GGTTTGGTGTGCGAGTGGGAGGAGTTTGAGGAGGAGATGGAGGAGTTGGCCGTGTGGTTGGCTGAGATGGAAGTTCAACTCGTGGAGGTCCAACACGTGACGGGGAACGAGTGCGACAAACTCGGACAACTGCAG TCGTTCCAGCGGAGCGTGTGCGTGAAGTGCGCTCGCGTCAACGGCGTGTTGGAGCGTGGCGAGGCGCTGATCCAGCGCGGCGCGGCGTGCGACGCTCAGCGTGCGGAGCGCCGCCTGCTGGAGCTTCTGCGCCGATGCGGGCGCGTCTACGACAGCATCGGACGCGCGCACACGCGACTCCTCAGCATGAGGCTG GTCTTTGAGGATGACTTCCTGCTGACTCCGCCTCCAGATTCCGGCTGTCCGTCCGAGACTTTGTTTGAGGAGGAGGGAGCGCTTGACAAAGTCCACCGGGACCTCCCCGTCGGTCCTCAAG ACGGCCGTCATCGTCCGCCTTCGCCGTCCTCGCCTTTCCACGACCACTTGGGTCTGGAGTGGGACCCCTCGGTGGACGTGGGACGCTCCGTCTCCTGCGGCGACTTCTCCTACGACGGAGCCGGCGCAG GTCATCGAGAAACCACGAAGAGGCGGAGCTACATCAGTTCCCTCGGCTCTGATGTCATCAGTAGTGacatcatcaggcaggaggatGCGCCG CACTTCAGCGCATCGCCAGCTCTCCCTGACGCAACGAGCACTCCTGCGGAGCGCCGGGTCACCTCCGCGCCAGAACACGACGGCGAGCCCGGCGGCTCCGACGGGCGCGTGAGGGCGTGGCTGGGAGTCCAGAGCCCCGTCCGTCCGTCCTGCTGTAAAGCCGTGCAGACGGACAGTCAG ACTGaaaatgaggaggaggagggggagaagGAAGATGAAGAGGACGAAGAGTCCTGCTGCGATGGAGCAGAACAAAG AAGCTCCGAGGCCCGACGGGCCGCCAGGCGCCTCCTGCTGGCCGCCGTCACGTCTCTGCTGGCCTGCCTCCTCTGGAGCTGCCTGGAGCCGTCGTGGCGCCGCGGCGCGCCGGGCAACTTGCACCTCAGCTACGTCAACGGCCCCCCGCCCACCTGA
- the si:ch211-137a8.2 gene encoding uncharacterized protein si:ch211-137a8.2 isoform X3 gives MSGSDTPPSHRHDDVAARTEDHVTPEESTDTWNLPGCERLERRWLLWHGFMKEHAHLDAWLRLAEHAVASHNWSRVTYAGAKDAVRRFERLRCEAASHLVHLDTLAQRNRTLTLLFRGAMRSRLLDAARDCGHRWDRLNVKLESISGRLKGLVCEWEEFEEEMEELAVWLAEMEVQLVEVQHVTGNECDKLGQLQVFEDDFLLTPPPDSGCPSETLFEEEGALDKVHRDLPVGPQDGRHRPPSPSSPFHDHLGLEWDPSVDVGRSVSCGDFSYDGAGAGHRETTKRRSYISSLGSDVISSDIIRQEDAPHFSASPALPDATSTPAERRVTSAPEHDGEPGGSDGRVRAWLGVQSPVRPSCCKAVQTDSQTENEEEEGEKEDEEDEESCCDGAEQRSSEARRAARRLLLAAVTSLLACLLWSCLEPSWRRGAPGNLHLSYVNGPPPT, from the exons ATGTCTGGGTCAGACACGCCCCCTTCGCACCGCCACGACGATGTCGCCGCCCGGACCGAAGACCACGTGACCCCGGAGGAGTCGACGGACACCTGGAACCTGCCGGGGTGCGAGCG GCTGGAGAGACGATGGCTGCTTTGGCACGGCTTCATGAAGGAACACGCCCACCTGGACGCTTGGCTACGATTGGCCGAGCACGCCGTGGCCTCCCACAACTGGAGCCGGGTCACCTACGCCGGAGCCAAGGATGCCGTCAGGAGGTTTGAG AGGCTGCGGTGCGAGGCAGCATCTCATCTGGTTCATCTGGACACGCTGGCCCAGAGGAACCGGACCCTCACCTTGCTGTTCCGGGGCGCCATGCGGTCCCGCCTGCTTGATGCCGCCCGGGACTGCGGACACAGATGGGACCGCCTCAACGTCAAACTGGAGTCCATCAGCGGAAGACTCAAG GGTTTGGTGTGCGAGTGGGAGGAGTTTGAGGAGGAGATGGAGGAGTTGGCCGTGTGGTTGGCTGAGATGGAAGTTCAACTCGTGGAGGTCCAACACGTGACGGGGAACGAGTGCGACAAACTCGGACAACTGCAG GTCTTTGAGGATGACTTCCTGCTGACTCCGCCTCCAGATTCCGGCTGTCCGTCCGAGACTTTGTTTGAGGAGGAGGGAGCGCTTGACAAAGTCCACCGGGACCTCCCCGTCGGTCCTCAAG ACGGCCGTCATCGTCCGCCTTCGCCGTCCTCGCCTTTCCACGACCACTTGGGTCTGGAGTGGGACCCCTCGGTGGACGTGGGACGCTCCGTCTCCTGCGGCGACTTCTCCTACGACGGAGCCGGCGCAG GTCATCGAGAAACCACGAAGAGGCGGAGCTACATCAGTTCCCTCGGCTCTGATGTCATCAGTAGTGacatcatcaggcaggaggatGCGCCG CACTTCAGCGCATCGCCAGCTCTCCCTGACGCAACGAGCACTCCTGCGGAGCGCCGGGTCACCTCCGCGCCAGAACACGACGGCGAGCCCGGCGGCTCCGACGGGCGCGTGAGGGCGTGGCTGGGAGTCCAGAGCCCCGTCCGTCCGTCCTGCTGTAAAGCCGTGCAGACGGACAGTCAG ACTGaaaatgaggaggaggagggggagaagGAAGATGAAGAGGACGAAGAGTCCTGCTGCGATGGAGCAGAACAAAG AAGCTCCGAGGCCCGACGGGCCGCCAGGCGCCTCCTGCTGGCCGCCGTCACGTCTCTGCTGGCCTGCCTCCTCTGGAGCTGCCTGGAGCCGTCGTGGCGCCGCGGCGCGCCGGGCAACTTGCACCTCAGCTACGTCAACGGCCCCCCGCCCACCTGA